Genomic DNA from Gimesia aquarii:
CTCTCCGATTTTTTTATGTTTTTCGATGGAATGCCTTAGTGGTTGATCGGTTAGAACTTCATACCGATTTTGACGCCCCACCTTCTCGCGGTGAATAAATCCCTCTTCTTCCAGATCTTGAATAATCCTTTGAACAGCTCGTTCTGTGATGCCAACCTGGGCAGCAACTTGTCGTAACACGATCTCCGGTTCTCGATGCAACAAAATAAGAACGTGTGCATGATTCGTGAGAAATGTCCATCGATTCCCAGATGCTTCGGCAGGTTTGGCCGGTGTATCAGTCTGTTGATTTACTTTCGAATCTGTCTCTTTGGAACCTGAATTTTTTTTATGGTCACTTTGTTTTTTCGTCTTCGATGACTTACCCATCATATCCTCTTTTGGTGGCATCACTTTGCGGCAATTCTTAACACGTTCTTAATTTATTCGTCAGCCTCACAATAAATCGAGTGATTTCAGGCGAATTATACATGAATATCGATTCGTGAAACATAAATCTTTTGGCTACAGCATTATTTTGTCCTCAATTTTGGCTTGAATCGAATTTTTTCTCAAGAATTCCAAAAATATACACGAAACATAATTGACGACAAATTTTTCATGCTTTATATTTCACGAATCATAAATAACTAAAAGGAGTACACCAATGATGAGTGATTTGAGTGCCATTTTGGCTTTACCTGCATTTCTAATGCTATTATCTGTATTGATTCCCGCCGACTGGGCCAATGCTAAGGCACGTCAGGTTCGCCAACTGATTACAGGGATTGCCGGAATCCAATTTGTGATGGCGTTTGTCATTATGGCTTTTTATGTAGCGCACATGGCACTGAACACAAACACACAACCATTCAATAGTGTCATTCACTCGTCTGGAACACATCTCATTTTTTATGATGGTATTTCAGGATTTATGTTTGCTCTAGTGAGCTTCATTGGGTGGGTCATTTGCCGATTCTCTGTTCGTTATCTCGATGGTGAAGCGGCTCAAGGAACTTATTTCCGTTGGACAGGCTTTACAGTCGGCGCCGTTTCCTTCATGGCCATCTCAGGAAATTTACTCTTGTTTGTGCTTGCCTGGATTATGGCCAGTCTGGGTTTGCATCACTTGCTTGTGTTTTATAAAAATCGACCGGCCGCGCAACGTGCTGCCTGGACCAAATTCACAGTCAGTCGGATTGGTGATGCAGCATTAGCAGCAGCACTCATTCTGATTTACATAGAATTTCAAACACTGAATTTTTCTGAAATCTTCGCAGCAATCAGCTCACAAGCAGATCAAATCTCACCACGAGTGATTTGGGCTGGGTGGTTTTTGGTTTTTGGTGCCATTGCCAAATCCGCCCAGTTCCCTTTCCATACCTGGTTACCTCAGACCATGGAAACACCGACTCCCGTTTCGGCTTTAATGCATGCGGGAATCGTGAATGCAGGAGGCTATCTCATTATTCGAACCAGCCCGCTTGTATCACTGACCCCTACAGCTTTAACTGCATTAGCGATTGTCGGTGCCTTTACTGCATGTTTCGCAGCACTCATTATGTTAACACAAACCAGCGTGAAAAAATCGCTGGCTTATTCGACGATAGCTCAAATGGGGTTCATGATGCTGCAATGTGGTTTGGGAGCATTTTCTGCAGCGATGTTACACATTCTTGCCCATTCACTTTACAAAGCTCATGCCTTCTTGAGTAGCGGTAGTGTACTGGAACAAAATCAGGCGATTAGAATCATTGGAGAAAAACGTGAAATAAAACAGGTATCCTGGTCAAAACTGGGTACGCTGAGCGTCGCTGTTGTGTGCATGTTCCTTTTGATATCGTCTCTCTTTGGCATCAACCCCACAACAAAACCAGGCGGGATTTTGCTCGGATTTGTACTGTGTCTGGCTTTAATCAGCTGGATCGGACAGTCACTGCAATCTGCCAGTCGCCAACTCTTCATCCGGGCTTCCGTAACTGGGGTGTTACTCTGTTTTGCTTATTGCGTCAGTTTTCTCTCAGTCGACAAAATCGTTGCTCCCAGTCTGCCGACAGTTCAGACATCCGCGATCACCTGGCTCATCGCATCAGTCGTACTGTTTGGATTCGGCGGCATGTTTATGCTGACTAAAATTGTGGTCAGTCCCACGAATTTCAGATGGCTCAACATCTTCTATGTCCACGCATCAAACGGATTTTATATCGAGTCCTGGTTGCGTCATAAATTTGGAACGCTCGCCAAAGAATAATCTCTCCTTCTGGTTTGCATAGCCAATCACAACTCAAACTCGCTGAAATCAAATAAGGATTATCAAGATGATCTCACAAGCAGAATCCACTTTGCTGCCTTTACCCTCCTCGGGCACTTTAGAAAAACAAGCAGTAGAACAACCTCATATCATTGAACAAGTTGCTGAAGTTCTCAAGCAAGTCAATGAAGTGATCGCTCCTGTCTGGCCACTTAATGATTATGTGGCCGTCAATCCTTACAATGGAATTTCAGAACGTTCTTTCTTAAACGCACGAAATTTTTTGCGGGTCTTTTCAGACTGCGAAACTCTCATGCCATTGGAACATTATGCGAATGAATTTCAGCAAGGTCAGTTTAACAGGAATCATATCGAAGCCGCTCTGGTAGAATTAAAAGTCGATGGAATTGGTAATGGTCACCTCAATTCCGTGACTGAAATCGAAGAAATGCTCAAGCAAATCGGTGGCCTTGCTCATGAATCGAGTGAAGCTGCCAATGTTCCCAACAATGATCGTCGAATTCGTACTCTATCCGAGTTTTATGATCAGACATTAAGTGCGAACTGGACCCCAACGATTTGTGATGAAGTCTCGAAATACTGTTCCATGCATTATGATGAAGGACAAGCAGTTTGGTCGAGTCCCTGGAGTCATCTTTCATTATATGAATCCTGGCGGTCAGCGGCTTTACATGATCGAAATGTTGAGGTACTCGGCCTCAAGGGATTCCGAAGCTATGTCTCAAAGCTACCACAGACTGCTGAAGCCTCTATTATTTACTCATTGCAGAGCCTGAATGTTCTACCAGAGCTTTGGGAAACGTTCCTGCTTTGCCAGGCATTCACGATTCCTGGCTGGAGTGCGTGGACCAAATATCAATCAGAACAAAGCGAACAGAGTGCAGAATTTGGGAATGACCTGGCTGGCTTACTGGCAATGCGTCTTGCCTATGATGCTGCATTGGCAAAATCTTTCTCATTCAATGTGAACTGGGCCTCCTATGCGAGTGGCGAACCTGTTTCATTCAAGTTTCCACACCACGCTGGAGACGACGAATTTCTGCGATATACACTTTTACGAGCCAGCGAAATTGGATATCGAAATCGACTGTTAAATTCTGTTCCTACAAAGTCACGAAAAAATGAAAAACAACAAAATGGATCAGAATCCGTCGATTCAGGCACAAATGATTCGAAACGTAAATTAGCACAAATGGTCTTCTGTATCGACGTCCGATCGGAACGAATTCGTCGGCAAATAGAGTCTCTTTCGAATCGAGTTGAGACTTTCGGATTTGCAGGTTTCTTTGGTTTACCAATCGAATTCGTACGACTCGGAGAGCAATCTGGAGATAGCCATGTACCGGTACTCTTAAAACCACAGTTCCAATTACATGAAGAATTGCACACAAAAGATGAATCCTCGCTATCAAAGACACTCCAGGATCGTAGTTTGATCAGATCGTTTCGAAAATTATGGAAAAGTCTGCAAACTTCAGCTGTGGGTTGCTTCTCTTTTGTAGAAACGACGGGCCTGTTTTATGGGTTCAAACTTTTAGGTCGAACTGTCAACGTTACCGATTCAAAAATGAATGCAGGATACGATGGAATTGGCAAAGCAAACCATGAGCATCTAAAGCCTACTTTGGAAAGTCTCAATCAACAAGGTATCTCGACATCAGATCAAATTGAGCTTGCTGAATCCATGTTGAAAAATCTGGGATTGACTGAAAATTTTGCAAGACTTGTGGCGTTCTGTGGACATGCCAGCCAGACAGAAAATAATCCTTTGAAAGCTGGTCTGGATTGTGGTGCCTGCGGTGGACACTCTGGTGAGCCCAATGCAAGATTGGCAGCAATGCTTCTCAATCATCTTGAAATTCGACAGGCTTTAGCTGATCGAAACATTCATATCCCCGATGACACTTACTTTCTAGGTGGCTTGCATAATACGACGACCGACAAAATTGAGCTTTTTGACCTGGAAATGGTTCCCGAATCACATCAAGCAGACCTGCAGGAATTGCAGAATTACTCTCAAAGTGCGACTGAGCAAACTCAGGTTGAACGAATGCCATCGATTGGGAGTCAATCACTGGCGGATCTTTTGCGAAGAGCCGGCGATTGGTCCGAAGTACGACCTGAGTGGGGATTGGCAGGTAATGCCGCATTTATCGTTGCCCCACGCTCCCTGACCAAAGAAATTGATCTGGATGGTCGTTCCTTCTTACATAGTTACAACCACCAGACTGACCCTGAAGGTGAAGTCCTGGAAAACATCATGACAGCACCAATGATCGTTGCTCATTGGATTAACATGCAATATTACGCTTCCACTGTAGATAACCATCACTTCGGTAGCGGAAAC
This window encodes:
- a CDS encoding helix-turn-helix transcriptional regulator — its product is MPPKEDMMGKSSKTKKQSDHKKNSGSKETDSKVNQQTDTPAKPAEASGNRWTFLTNHAHVLILLHREPEIVLRQVAAQVGITERAVQRIIQDLEEEGFIHREKVGRQNRYEVLTDQPLRHSIEKHKKIGELLELVSE
- a CDS encoding proton-conducting transporter transmembrane domain-containing protein, which produces MMSDLSAILALPAFLMLLSVLIPADWANAKARQVRQLITGIAGIQFVMAFVIMAFYVAHMALNTNTQPFNSVIHSSGTHLIFYDGISGFMFALVSFIGWVICRFSVRYLDGEAAQGTYFRWTGFTVGAVSFMAISGNLLLFVLAWIMASLGLHHLLVFYKNRPAAQRAAWTKFTVSRIGDAALAAALILIYIEFQTLNFSEIFAAISSQADQISPRVIWAGWFLVFGAIAKSAQFPFHTWLPQTMETPTPVSALMHAGIVNAGGYLIIRTSPLVSLTPTALTALAIVGAFTACFAALIMLTQTSVKKSLAYSTIAQMGFMMLQCGLGAFSAAMLHILAHSLYKAHAFLSSGSVLEQNQAIRIIGEKREIKQVSWSKLGTLSVAVVCMFLLISSLFGINPTTKPGGILLGFVLCLALISWIGQSLQSASRQLFIRASVTGVLLCFAYCVSFLSVDKIVAPSLPTVQTSAITWLIASVVLFGFGGMFMLTKIVVSPTNFRWLNIFYVHASNGFYIESWLRHKFGTLAKE
- a CDS encoding DUF2309 domain-containing protein, with the translated sequence MISQAESTLLPLPSSGTLEKQAVEQPHIIEQVAEVLKQVNEVIAPVWPLNDYVAVNPYNGISERSFLNARNFLRVFSDCETLMPLEHYANEFQQGQFNRNHIEAALVELKVDGIGNGHLNSVTEIEEMLKQIGGLAHESSEAANVPNNDRRIRTLSEFYDQTLSANWTPTICDEVSKYCSMHYDEGQAVWSSPWSHLSLYESWRSAALHDRNVEVLGLKGFRSYVSKLPQTAEASIIYSLQSLNVLPELWETFLLCQAFTIPGWSAWTKYQSEQSEQSAEFGNDLAGLLAMRLAYDAALAKSFSFNVNWASYASGEPVSFKFPHHAGDDEFLRYTLLRASEIGYRNRLLNSVPTKSRKNEKQQNGSESVDSGTNDSKRKLAQMVFCIDVRSERIRRQIESLSNRVETFGFAGFFGLPIEFVRLGEQSGDSHVPVLLKPQFQLHEELHTKDESSLSKTLQDRSLIRSFRKLWKSLQTSAVGCFSFVETTGLFYGFKLLGRTVNVTDSKMNAGYDGIGKANHEHLKPTLESLNQQGISTSDQIELAESMLKNLGLTENFARLVAFCGHASQTENNPLKAGLDCGACGGHSGEPNARLAAMLLNHLEIRQALADRNIHIPDDTYFLGGLHNTTTDKIELFDLEMVPESHQADLQELQNYSQSATEQTQVERMPSIGSQSLADLLRRAGDWSEVRPEWGLAGNAAFIVAPRSLTKEIDLDGRSFLHSYNHQTDPEGEVLENIMTAPMIVAHWINMQYYASTVDNHHFGSGNKTLHNVVGGFGILSGNSGDLMTGLPWQSLHSGEDYQHLPMRLQVVIAAPRESIEKAIKKHQMIANLLGGGWLHLIALDHETRFQYTEDGNWEEIDLN